The Desulfovibrio psychrotolerans genome includes the window TAGCCCTTTCGCTTAATCTTGACGGCACAGGTGCCGTGCAGGTTGACAGCGGCTGGGGTTTTGCCGACCACATGCTCACGCTCATCGGCTTCTGGGCCGGGTTTGACCTCACCCTGCGTTGCAAGGGGGATACGCATGTGGACGCACACCACACGCTGGAAGACGTGGGCATCTGTTTCGGGCAGGCGTTGAACCAGTGCCTTGCGGACAAGACGGGCATCCAGAGGATAGGCTTTGCCAAGGTGCCCATGGACGAAGCCATGACCGAGGTGAATATAGACATCTCCGGCCGCCCCTATCTGGTCTACCGCGGAGATGAGCTTCTGCCCCCGGTTATGGCAGGAGAAGAAGCGGACCTGTGGAGGGAATTCTTCAAGTCCGTTGCCTTTGCCGCAAAGATGAATATGCATATATGTTACCTGTATGGCAAAAACGGCCACCATCTGCTCGAATCGGCCTGCAAGGGGCTGGGTCTGGCATTACGCATGGCAGCAAGCCGTACACGCGCACAACTTCTCAGCACAAAAGGGAGTCTGGATTCATGAAATACCGCACCCTCATCCAACTGGCCCTTGCCGTGGCGGCGGTGCTCACCCTGGGAGCATGCCAGCAGATAACCCAAGGCCCGCGGCCGCTCCCGGAGCAGGCCATAGGCGTTGCCCAGTTCACCCAGCCCACCCATACGTGGGATCTGCTCGCGGGGTATATTCCCGATGGCCAGCCCAAGGTTGACGACAAGGTGTTGCGCGATTTGGACGAATCCTTCGAGACCCTGCTCTTTCGGCAGACCAAGCGACGGTACGTCAGCTCCGGTGCAAGCACCCGCTGCCTGGAAATGGACATGCGTAAGCGCAACGGCTCCACCACCGCGCTGGAAACATGGCTGGACGTGGGCCGCTGCATGAAGGTGGACCTGCTCATCGTGCCGCATATTCTGGCATGGAAGGAGCGCGACGGGGGAGATATGGGCACGTTCATTCCCTCCGCCGTTACCATGGATATTTTCGTCGTCGACATCGTCAAAGAGCGGGTTAGCGCCCGTTACCACTTTGAGGAAACTCAGGAAAACCTTGCCAGCAACCTCATGAACTTTGACAAGTTCATGGAACGCAAGGGTAAGTGGATAACCGCCCGCCAGCTTGCGGAAGAAGGCATGCGCACGGGCATAAAGGAGCTGGGCCTGTGATCATCTTTCCCGCTGTGGACATAAAGGGTGGACAGGCCGTTCGCCTGAAGCAGGGCCGTGCGGACGAGGAAACCGTTTTTTCATCCGATCCTGTAGCAATGGCCCGCCAATGGCAGGACGAAGGCGGACAATGGCTGCACGTGGTGGATCTGGACGGCGCGTTTTCCGGTGAACCTGTAAACCGCTCCCTCATCCGGCGCATTTGCTCCAACATAGACATTCCGGTGCAACTGGGCGGCGGCATACGCGACATTGAAACAGCCCGCGCCTACCTTGATTCCGGCGTCTCCCGCCTTATCATCGGCACCATGGCTCTTGCCGAACCGAACCTCTTCGGCTCGCTGTGCAAGACGTTTCCGGGAAGAATCGGCGTCTCTCTGGATGCCGAAGGCGGCAGGCTGAGGACAAAGGGATGGGTGGAAGATTCCGGCCTTACGGTCTACGATGTGCTTCCCCGTCTGGAAAAACAAGGTGCAGCCTTCATCATCTATACAGACATTGACCGTGACGGCATGCAGACCGGCGTAAACCTGCCGGCTCTGAAAACACTGGCAGAAACGTCCTCGCTGCCGGTCATTGCCGCAGGCGGTGTAGCCACCATGGATGATGTGAAGGCCCTGTACCCCCTAAGCCGCACTGCCAATCTGGAAGGAGCCATTTCCGGACGCGCCATCTACACGGGCACCCTCAATCTGCGGGAAGCCACAGCGTGGATTGCCGCACAGGGATAACGCTCCCTTTTGCCGCCTGATACGCCTGCGTATGCGCCCGTTCGTATGTTTCGGGCGTTTCGCGGGTATATCCGGCTTCGGCTTTCCGGCCCCTCCGGGCTTACGCGCCCTATTCCATAAACAACAACGCCGGGCACCGGGCATCTCTCCATAACGCAACCGGCCGCCCAACGCACAGAATACGGACCACCCGCCATGAGCATTGATTTCAAAGATCTCGCCAGCCGTCACCCGCTGTTCTCCCGGCTGACAGGACAGGTCATCTGGCTGCTCTTTGAAGAACACAAGGCCTCTTCCGAAGACATAGACGCCTTTATGGAACACTACCTCGCGTGGCGGAACGAACAGCTTTCCGTCATGGCCGCGCTGGAAGCCAACAGGGGAGCCTATCTGCGCATTACCACAGACCCGCCTCTCAACACGGGGAACGATGCGCCGCACATTGCCTCGCGCCCGCCATGCAAGCATTGCCGCTCGCTCCACGGTGCCATTCTGCCTGCATCGCATCCGGACATCATCCGTTGCCTGCCGCCTTTTGCGCTGGGCTGCCGCTGCCGGGCAGAGATAATTACCACCGAACAGGTCCCCCCAAACGCACCGCTCATCTTCTCGTGCGAAATGCCCCGGCGTGAACTGCACTGCGCCAGCGAGTGGATATTCTCCGTTCCGTGGGCCAAGCACCGCAAGTCCTGACGGGGCGGGCCGTGCAGCAAATCCTTTCGAACCGCTCTGCGCTTCCGTGCGACGATCCGCTGGAGGTGCTGCGCACCGTCTACGGCTACCACGCCTTTCAGGGGCGTCAGGAAGAAGTCATACGGCATGTCGTGGCCGGTAACGACGCGCTTGTGCTTATGCCCACAGGCGGCGGCAAATCCCTGTGCTACCAGATTCCTTCGCTGATGCGTCCGGGAACGGGCATCGTTGTGTCTCCGCTTATCGCCCTTATGCAGGATCAGGTGCAGTCGCTCACGCAAATGGGGGTCCGGGCCGCCTTCCTGAACTCCAGTATAGGCCCTGCCCAGCAACGGGAGGTGGAATCCCGGCTCCGGCAGGGCGGGCTGGACCTGCTCTATGTGGCCCCGGAAAGGCTCGTCACCCCGGTATTTCAGGAACTGCTGCGCTCCCTGCCCATAGCCCTCTTTGCCATAGACGAAGCACACTGCGTTTCGCAATGGGGCCACGACTTCCGGCCGGAATACACGCAGCTGAGCCTGCTCCACCGCCTGTTTCCGCAGGTGCCCCGCATTGCGCTCACCGCCACGGCGGACGGGCCCACCCGCCGCGATATCGCGGAGCAGTTGCAGCTCCAGAACGCCTCTGTCTTTTCCACGGGATTTGACAGACCCAACATTTCCTACACCGTGGTGCCGAAAAGCCGTGGCGCGGACCAACTGCTGGAGTTCATAACCCGCCGCCACCGGGGAGAGGCGGGAATAGTCTACCGCATTTCCCGCAACAAGGTGGAGGAGACGGCCTCGCTGCTGCAGGAGCACGGCCTTGCCGCCCTGCCGTACCATGCAGGCATGACAGCCATTCAGCGGGCGCATAATCAGGAACGGTTCATGCGCGGGGAAGGGGTGGTCATGGTGGCCACGGTTGCCTTCGGCATGGGTGTGGACAAGCCAAACGTCCGCTTCGTGGCCCATATGGAACCCCCCAGAAGCCTTGAAGCCTACCATCAGGAAACCGGACGTGCGGGGCGCGACGGGCTTCCGGCAGAGGCATTTCTTACATATGGGCTTGCCGATGTGGTCATGCTGCGCAAAATGATAGGCTCTGCACAGGAGAACCCGCGCGCCCACGTGGAACACAACAAACTGGATGCCCTGCTGGGATTTCTGGAAACAACGGAGTGCCGCCGCAACGCCCTGCTCTGCTATTTCGGGGAAACACCCCCGGCCCCCTGCGGCAACTGCGACACCTGCATCACCCCGCCGCACACATGGGACGGCACCGTGGCCGCGCAAAAGGCACTTTCCGCCGTCTACCGCACGGGGCAACGCTTCGGTGTGGCCCACCTTGCCGATATTCTTGCAGGCAAACTCACCCGCAGGGTATCTGATCACCGCCATAATGAACTGAAAACCTTCGGCTGCGGCAAAGAGCTGGGCAAGGATATGTGGAAGTCCGTCTTCCGCCAGCTTGTGGCGCAAGGGCTGCTGGATGTGGATATGGAAGGGCATGGCAGCCTGCTGCTGAACCGGCACAGCTGGGAGGTGCTCCGGGCGGAACGGGGTGTCCGCCTGCGGAAGGACACTGCGGACACCCGCAGCACACACCGGAACGCTTCGCCAGAGACGGATGCCGAACTGCACGCTGCTCTGGCCCATCCGGCAGGCAGCGCCCTGCTCACCGCCCTGCGGGAGGAAAGGCTCCGGCTGGCGGAAACGCAGGACGTGCCCCCCTATGCCATCTTTCCGGACAAAACCCTCATGGAAATGGCGGCCTACCGCCCTTCCTCGCTGGATGAGATGAGCAATCTCTACGGCGTGGGGCAGGCCAAGCTTACCATGTACGGGCGCGTTTTTCTGGATATTGTGGCCCGGTGCGAGGCCGAGCACGGCAGGCCTCAGGCGGTTCTGCCCATTCCGCAACGTGCCGGGGAAAAGGAAAAACGCCGCGCTGCCCGCAAGAACCGGGGCATGACCGATACCCTGCGCGCATCGGTGGAGCTTTTCCGCCGGTTGGGCAATGCGGAAGCCGTAGCCCGTGAACGCGGATTGGCAGACGGCACGGTCTACGGTCATCTGGCGCAGGCTATAGGATTCCGCGAACTGACGCTGGATGAGATGACAAGGGGCATCCCCCCTGAACAGGTGGACGAAATGCGCGAAGCCATAGGCGCATGCAACGCCACGGGAGCGGGCATCCGGGGTGCCTTCGAATCCTTGCAGGGACGGTATACGTATGGATTATTGCGGTGCGTTGCCACAGACCTGCGGCTCTCTTCCGGAGAAAACGGCCCGCACGCAGAAACGGAAGACTGGTAGTCCTGCCTAGCCTACCTCAAAAGGCAACCTGCCGTGTTCCATGATGCGGAAAAGGCGATCCTGTGTGACGGGACGCGAGAAAAGATACCCCTGCGCAGCCTCGCACCCCAGTTCCGCTAGCACGGCGGCCTGTTCCTGCGTTTCCACCCCCTCCGCCACCACCTCTATGCCCAGCCCCCGTCCCAGGCTGACAATGGCCTGCACTATGCCGCGCGAAGCCCTGTCTTCCAGCACGGTGGAGGTGAAGGTGCGGTCAACCTTGATCATATTCACGGGGAACTGACGCAGATAGTTGAATGAAGAGAACCCGGTGCCGAAATCATCCAGCGCCACGCGCACGCCAAGCTCCTTGAGCTTCCACAGGCGCTCTCGCACAGCCTCTTCCCCCTTGAGCAGGGTGTTTTCCGTAATCTCAAGGCAGATGTCGGAAGGAACGCACCCGGAACGGCTGATAATGCGGGTGAACACGTCCAGCAAATCCCAGCGGCGGAAGCTCAGGGCAGAAACATTCAGGTTCAGCACCATGGGCCGGACAGCTTCGCCCCGCTCGCGCCATGACGCAATGACGGCACACCCGAATTCCAGCATCTGGCAATCCAGCCCGAACACAAGGCCCGCCTCTTCCGCCGCCTCCACAAACTCATCGGGCATGCGTAACGCACCGCCCGGCTGCCGCCAGCGTGCCAGCACCTCAGCGCCGCGCACCCTGCCGGACTGCAAGGTAACATATGGCTGAAACACAGGAATAAATTCCGAGAACTCCAGCCCGCGCCGGATGGCGTTTTCCAGCTGGAGCATATCCTTCATACGCTCATTCAGCTTGCGGTCAAAAACCTCATAGCGCCCAGGTCCCGCTTCTTTGGCGCGGTACATGGCGGCATCGGCATCGCGCAGAATATCTTCGGGCTTTTCATAGTCGCGCGCCTGAAACACCGCGCCTATGCTTGCTCCGCTATACACGTCCACGCCGTCCACACTGAAGGGCATCTTCAATTCGTTCAGTATGCGCTGCACCGCATGGGTGGCCTGAATGGCTTCGCCGATATCGTCCAGAAGAATAGCAAATTCATCACCGCCAAACCGGGCAAGGGTATCGCAGTCGCGAAGGCAGCACTTCACTCTCCGTGCAAACTGCATGAGCAGGGCATCGCCCGCCTTGTGCCCCATGCTGTCGTTCACCACCTTGAACCGGTCCATATCCATGAACAGCACGGCAAACCGGTAGTCCGGATACCTGCGGGCGCGTCGCACAGCCCCTGTGAGCCTGTCCATGAAAAGGCTGCGGTTGGGCAGCCCGGTGAGTGCATCATGAAACGCCATGTGCATAAGCCTGTCATCGGCCAGCTTGTGCTCGGTAATATCTTCCATGAGCACAACGGCAAAGGAAAACGTGCCGCGCAGATCAAGTACGGCGGTGAAGGTCTGCCTGCACCAGAATAGCGCGCCGGAAGCAAGGCGGCATTCGCAGGAGAGCGTAAAGGATTCCAGCCTGCCGGAACGCAGTTCGCCAAATTGTCTGAGGGCTTCGGAACGATCGTGCTGATCCACGATGCAGTCCGTAATGTCGGTGCCGGGCAAGGCATCGGTCCGCATCTCGAACATTTCTGCCATGCGCCCGTTGCTTTCCAGAACCGCGCCCTGCGGCCCGACCATGCACACGCCCAACCCGGAATGTTCAAATACCGCGCGAAAACGGGCCTCGCTGGCGCGCAATGCCTCGCGCTGCTGAAATGTTTCTATGGCCCCGCCCACATAGCCGGAGATGAGTTCCAGCAAATTCAGGTCGTCAGGGGTATAAACATCGTCGTCGGAATAACTGCGCACCGCAAGCACACCAACGCTGCGCCCCGCATGGGTACGCAGAGGCACTCCCAACCATACGGCGGGACGGGGAATGGCCGGGCAGACAATGCCCTTGCTTTCCAGTTCCTCAATTTCGCATCGCGTGATGAGAAAGGGACGCCCCCACACGAAAACAAACTCCGTGAGGCCGTTCCCGAAATCGCGCCCCGAAGGGGTGGTGCGGCGGGTGTCTGAAAAATAAGGGAAAGTAATCCGGGAACCGGGACCGTCCGTCAGGGCTATGGAGCAGTTTTCCGCCGGCATCAGTTTGCGCATGACGCGGTGAACCCCGCTCATGAGACCGCTCAGGGTGTGTTCGCCCAGAATGGTCTGCGTAAGCAGTTGCAGAGCGGCGTAAGCCTTTTCGCTTCTCGCGCCCCGTGGCTCCTCTGCCGCGCCGCCTGTCTCCGCTGGCAACAGGCGTAACAGCCGCAGAACATAGCGTGTATTGGTCTGCACATCGGTAAGGGGGAACAGGTCAACCTGTGCGGCAACATTGTTCCCGCCCCCCGAGCGGACGCAGGTACGCAGGCTTCCGGAATCCTGCCCGCCTGAGGCTACAGCCCTGAAGAGTGCCTGTTCGTCCGCAGGGCTGCCACCGGCAGGAGACGTCTCTGCAAAAAACCGGTGCCGGGAGTGGACGTTGCAGCCTGTAACCCGCTCCATTTCTGCATTCAAATATACCGGCTCACCTGCGCACGTATAGACGGCCACTCCCACGGAAGCGGCATCAAACAGCCTGAAAAGCGCACCGTCAAACGGGCGCGATCCGGTCTGCGCTAAAGTCTGTTGCTGCGGCATTCGGGTTCCTATGAATACAGAACGCCGGACTATACGTCCCGGCAAGGGCCAAGGCAACCACTAACCTGTTGCCACAGGCAGTAAAATGCGGCTGCAACATCCCTTAAAAAGGTCATTCTGGGCAAGAAAAGGGGCACGGCCAAGGTACGGAAGAGGTACGGAAGGGGTACGGAAAAGGCACGGAAGGGGGCAAATCTGGGGTGCTGAGAAGCGGTGCCAATGCGGCGCACAGCGTAATGAGAATCCGGCAGGATATCTGTGCAACCGCCTGCACGAGCAAGGAAAGGCAGTGGACCGTGATGCCTGTCACCGGCTGCCCAGCAGGTATTGTGGCAGCCGGTTGCCCCGGACAATCGCGTGTCCGGATCAGGAAAAATTAGCCTCCGCCCACCGCAGGGAAAAGACCCAGCCGGTCGCCGGATGAAAGAACAGCCTCCGGCTGCACATGTACGCCGTTTATGAAACGGATTTTCACCTCATCTGCCGGAATCTGCAGCAGGGCGATGACCTCTTCCACCCGCGTTCCCTCTTCCACGTCCAGCACGCCCTCTGCGGGAGCATAGTGGGCAAGGGTGGCAAAACATTTGATTTCTATACGCATATCATTCTTCCTTGAAAACGGCCTCAACGGACTGCGCCCGTGCCAGAATACCCATAGCCGCATCTGCCACAGCGGGGCAATACAACGTACCACGATGCACGCGCAATTCTTCCATAACCTCATCCACCGAACGGGCAGGACGATACGGCCTGTGCGAAAGCATGGCTTCCACAACGTCAGCCACGGCGACAATACGGGCCTCCGGCAAGATAGCCTCTCCCTGCAAGCCCTGCGGATACCCGGAACCGTTCATCCGTTCATGGTGCTGCAGAACAATATCTGCCACAGGCTGCTCAAAGGGAACCCGGCTGAGCACATCGTATGCCGAACGGGGATGCAGGTACACAAAAGCCCATTCCAGCTTGGACAGGGCACCAGGTTTGGACAGAAATTCCGAAGGAACATGCATCAACCCTATGTCGTGCAGCAGGCCGGCGGTTTCCACGCCTTCCACCCGCGCCGCCGTAAATCCCATATTATCGGCAAGGGTGCGCGCCAGAAGGGAAACCCGCTGCTGATGCATGCCCGTAAAGCTGCTCTGCATGTCCGTAACGCCGGAAAGCGAAGCCACAGTAGCCCGCATAAGCCTGCGCATCTTTCTGTATGAGGCCTCAAGGTCTGCAGTCCGCTCGGCCACCTTGCTTTCCAGACCTTGACGGTACGCCTCGTTTTCCCTGAGCAGCTGCGCCCGGGAGAGGCACCGCCCCATCACGTAATCCAAAATCTGCATGTCCACCAAGGGCTTGGTCACAAAATCCCATGCACCGCACCGCATGGCGTCTATGACATCCTGCATCACCCCTGTTCCGGAAACCACCACCACGGGCAGCAACGGGTTAGCAC containing:
- the hisB gene encoding imidazoleglycerol-phosphate dehydratase HisB, with the translated sequence MTERTASIERTTSETTIALSLNLDGTGAVQVDSGWGFADHMLTLIGFWAGFDLTLRCKGDTHVDAHHTLEDVGICFGQALNQCLADKTGIQRIGFAKVPMDEAMTEVNIDISGRPYLVYRGDELLPPVMAGEEADLWREFFKSVAFAAKMNMHICYLYGKNGHHLLESACKGLGLALRMAASRTRAQLLSTKGSLDS
- the hisA gene encoding 1-(5-phosphoribosyl)-5-[(5-phosphoribosylamino)methylideneamino]imidazole-4-carboxamide isomerase, with product MIIFPAVDIKGGQAVRLKQGRADEETVFSSDPVAMARQWQDEGGQWLHVVDLDGAFSGEPVNRSLIRRICSNIDIPVQLGGGIRDIETARAYLDSGVSRLIIGTMALAEPNLFGSLCKTFPGRIGVSLDAEGGRLRTKGWVEDSGLTVYDVLPRLEKQGAAFIIYTDIDRDGMQTGVNLPALKTLAETSSLPVIAAGGVATMDDVKALYPLSRTANLEGAISGRAIYTGTLNLREATAWIAAQG
- the recQ gene encoding DNA helicase RecQ yields the protein MQQILSNRSALPCDDPLEVLRTVYGYHAFQGRQEEVIRHVVAGNDALVLMPTGGGKSLCYQIPSLMRPGTGIVVSPLIALMQDQVQSLTQMGVRAAFLNSSIGPAQQREVESRLRQGGLDLLYVAPERLVTPVFQELLRSLPIALFAIDEAHCVSQWGHDFRPEYTQLSLLHRLFPQVPRIALTATADGPTRRDIAEQLQLQNASVFSTGFDRPNISYTVVPKSRGADQLLEFITRRHRGEAGIVYRISRNKVEETASLLQEHGLAALPYHAGMTAIQRAHNQERFMRGEGVVMVATVAFGMGVDKPNVRFVAHMEPPRSLEAYHQETGRAGRDGLPAEAFLTYGLADVVMLRKMIGSAQENPRAHVEHNKLDALLGFLETTECRRNALLCYFGETPPAPCGNCDTCITPPHTWDGTVAAQKALSAVYRTGQRFGVAHLADILAGKLTRRVSDHRHNELKTFGCGKELGKDMWKSVFRQLVAQGLLDVDMEGHGSLLLNRHSWEVLRAERGVRLRKDTADTRSTHRNASPETDAELHAALAHPAGSALLTALREERLRLAETQDVPPYAIFPDKTLMEMAAYRPSSLDEMSNLYGVGQAKLTMYGRVFLDIVARCEAEHGRPQAVLPIPQRAGEKEKRRAARKNRGMTDTLRASVELFRRLGNAEAVARERGLADGTVYGHLAQAIGFRELTLDEMTRGIPPEQVDEMREAIGACNATGAGIRGAFESLQGRYTYGLLRCVATDLRLSSGENGPHAETEDW
- a CDS encoding putative bifunctional diguanylate cyclase/phosphodiesterase; its protein translation is MPQQQTLAQTGSRPFDGALFRLFDAASVGVAVYTCAGEPVYLNAEMERVTGCNVHSRHRFFAETSPAGGSPADEQALFRAVASGGQDSGSLRTCVRSGGGNNVAAQVDLFPLTDVQTNTRYVLRLLRLLPAETGGAAEEPRGARSEKAYAALQLLTQTILGEHTLSGLMSGVHRVMRKLMPAENCSIALTDGPGSRITFPYFSDTRRTTPSGRDFGNGLTEFVFVWGRPFLITRCEIEELESKGIVCPAIPRPAVWLGVPLRTHAGRSVGVLAVRSYSDDDVYTPDDLNLLELISGYVGGAIETFQQREALRASEARFRAVFEHSGLGVCMVGPQGAVLESNGRMAEMFEMRTDALPGTDITDCIVDQHDRSEALRQFGELRSGRLESFTLSCECRLASGALFWCRQTFTAVLDLRGTFSFAVVLMEDITEHKLADDRLMHMAFHDALTGLPNRSLFMDRLTGAVRRARRYPDYRFAVLFMDMDRFKVVNDSMGHKAGDALLMQFARRVKCCLRDCDTLARFGGDEFAILLDDIGEAIQATHAVQRILNELKMPFSVDGVDVYSGASIGAVFQARDYEKPEDILRDADAAMYRAKEAGPGRYEVFDRKLNERMKDMLQLENAIRRGLEFSEFIPVFQPYVTLQSGRVRGAEVLARWRQPGGALRMPDEFVEAAEEAGLVFGLDCQMLEFGCAVIASWRERGEAVRPMVLNLNVSALSFRRWDLLDVFTRIISRSGCVPSDICLEITENTLLKGEEAVRERLWKLKELGVRVALDDFGTGFSSFNYLRQFPVNMIKVDRTFTSTVLEDRASRGIVQAIVSLGRGLGIEVVAEGVETQEQAAVLAELGCEAAQGYLFSRPVTQDRLFRIMEHGRLPFEVG
- a CDS encoding MoaD/ThiS family protein, with translation MRIEIKCFATLAHYAPAEGVLDVEEGTRVEEVIALLQIPADEVKIRFINGVHVQPEAVLSSGDRLGLFPAVGGG
- a CDS encoding HD domain-containing phosphohydrolase — protein: MKLASLVNVRVLAVDDDPAIRDNMRVYLEDCGSVVTTAENGRAGLAALRADMPDIVLVDLRMPEVDGMEFIRKVCSANPLLPVVVVSGTGVMQDVIDAMRCGAWDFVTKPLVDMQILDYVMGRCLSRAQLLRENEAYRQGLESKVAERTADLEASYRKMRRLMRATVASLSGVTDMQSSFTGMHQQRVSLLARTLADNMGFTAARVEGVETAGLLHDIGLMHVPSEFLSKPGALSKLEWAFVYLHPRSAYDVLSRVPFEQPVADIVLQHHERMNGSGYPQGLQGEAILPEARIVAVADVVEAMLSHRPYRPARSVDEVMEELRVHRGTLYCPAVADAAMGILARAQSVEAVFKEE